The following are encoded together in the Xanthomonas vesicatoria ATCC 35937 genome:
- a CDS encoding YciI family protein: MSTRYLVLAMRKPQFPADVVEPHRAFLETLRAAGQLELTGGFSDGSGGAYVLINVDSLEQAQQIVARDPLALRGASTLTVHEWKTH; the protein is encoded by the coding sequence ATGTCCACACGTTATCTGGTGCTGGCGATGCGCAAGCCGCAGTTCCCGGCCGATGTGGTGGAACCGCATCGTGCATTTCTGGAGACACTGCGTGCGGCCGGGCAGCTGGAGTTGACCGGTGGTTTCAGCGACGGTAGCGGCGGCGCCTATGTCTTGATCAACGTGGACAGCCTGGAGCAGGCGCAGCAGATCGTGGCGCGCGATCCGCTGGCGCTGCGCGGTGCCTCCACGCTGACCGTCCACGAATGGAAAACGCACTGA
- a CDS encoding CocE/NonD family hydrolase — protein sequence MRRFAVCLLATAIAAAAGSAFAQTSPMTPDITGKPFVASDAANDYIKREVMIPMRDGVKLHTVIVLPKGARHAPMVLTRTPYDASGRSERLASPHMKDLLPPGDDVFVEGGYIRVFQDVRGKYGSEGDYVMTRPLRGALNPSEVDHATDAWDTIDWLVKNVAESNGKVGMIGSSYEGFTVVMALTNPHPALKVAAPESPMIDGWMGDDWFNHGAFRQVNFDYFTGQLSKRGKGAGIPRQGQDDYSNFLQAGSAGDFAKAAGVEQLPWWHKLTEHAAYDTFWQEQALDKVMARTPLKVPTMWLQGLWDQEDMWGAIHSYTAMEPRDTRNTLNYLVMGPWRHSQVNYDGSSLGALNFDGDTARQFRRDVLRPFFDQYLVDGAPKASTPPVFIYDTGENRWDRLQSWPRSCDKGCASASKPLYLQAGGKLSFDKPAAGQGAFEEYVSDPAKPVPFAPRPVDFGDRSMWTTWLVHDQRFVDGRPDVLTFVTEPLTEPLQIAGAPDVHLQASTSGSDSDWVVKLIDVYPDEMASSPKMGGYELPVSLAIFRGRYRESFSAPKPLAANQPLAFEFGLPTANHTFQKGHRVMVQVQSSLFPLYDRNPQTYVPNIFFAKPGDYQKATQRVYVTPEQPSYISLPVR from the coding sequence ATGCGCCGCTTCGCTGTCTGCCTGCTTGCCACCGCCATTGCTGCCGCCGCCGGCAGCGCCTTTGCACAGACCTCGCCGATGACGCCGGACATCACCGGCAAGCCGTTCGTGGCAAGCGACGCTGCCAACGACTACATCAAGCGCGAGGTGATGATCCCGATGCGCGATGGGGTGAAGCTGCATACCGTGATCGTGCTGCCCAAGGGCGCACGCCATGCACCGATGGTGCTGACGCGCACGCCCTACGACGCCAGTGGCCGTAGCGAGCGCCTGGCCTCGCCGCATATGAAGGATCTGCTGCCGCCCGGCGACGACGTCTTCGTCGAAGGCGGCTACATCCGCGTGTTCCAGGACGTGCGCGGCAAGTATGGCTCCGAGGGCGACTACGTGATGACCCGCCCGCTGCGTGGCGCGCTCAATCCCAGCGAGGTGGACCACGCCACCGATGCGTGGGACACCATCGACTGGCTGGTCAAGAACGTTGCCGAATCCAACGGCAAGGTCGGCATGATCGGCTCGTCCTACGAAGGGTTTACCGTGGTCATGGCGCTGACCAACCCGCATCCGGCGTTGAAGGTGGCTGCGCCGGAAAGCCCGATGATCGATGGCTGGATGGGCGACGACTGGTTCAATCACGGCGCCTTCCGCCAGGTCAACTTCGACTACTTCACCGGCCAGCTCAGCAAGCGCGGCAAGGGGGCCGGCATTCCGCGCCAGGGGCAGGACGACTACAGCAATTTCCTGCAGGCCGGGTCGGCCGGGGATTTCGCCAAGGCCGCCGGGGTGGAGCAACTCCCGTGGTGGCACAAGCTCACCGAACACGCGGCATACGATACGTTCTGGCAGGAGCAGGCGCTGGACAAGGTGATGGCGCGCACGCCGCTCAAGGTGCCCACGATGTGGCTGCAGGGCCTGTGGGACCAGGAAGACATGTGGGGCGCGATCCACAGCTACACGGCGATGGAGCCGCGCGACACGCGCAATACGCTCAACTATCTGGTGATGGGGCCGTGGCGGCACAGCCAGGTGAACTACGACGGCAGCTCATTGGGCGCATTGAATTTCGATGGCGACACCGCGCGTCAGTTTCGCCGTGATGTCTTGCGCCCGTTCTTCGACCAATACCTGGTCGATGGCGCGCCAAAGGCGAGCACGCCGCCGGTCTTCATCTATGACACCGGCGAGAACCGCTGGGATCGCCTGCAGTCCTGGCCGCGCAGTTGCGACAAGGGCTGTGCGTCGGCGAGCAAACCGCTGTATCTGCAGGCCGGCGGCAAGCTGTCCTTCGACAAGCCCGCTGCCGGGCAGGGCGCGTTTGAAGAATACGTGTCCGATCCCGCCAAGCCGGTGCCGTTCGCGCCGCGCCCGGTGGATTTTGGCGACCGCAGCATGTGGACCACCTGGCTGGTGCACGATCAGCGCTTTGTGGACGGCCGCCCGGATGTGCTGACCTTCGTCACCGAGCCGCTGACCGAGCCGTTGCAGATCGCCGGTGCGCCCGATGTGCATCTGCAGGCCTCGACCAGCGGCAGCGACAGCGACTGGGTAGTCAAGCTGATCGATGTGTACCCGGATGAGATGGCGTCCAGCCCCAAGATGGGCGGCTATGAACTGCCGGTGTCGCTGGCGATCTTCCGCGGGCGGTATCGCGAGAGTTTCAGCGCGCCCAAGCCGCTGGCGGCCAATCAACCGCTGGCGTTCGAGTTCGGCCTGCCCACCGCCAATCACACCTTCCAGAAAGGGCACCGGGTGATGGTGCAGGTGCAATCCAGCCTGTTCCCGCTGTACGACCGCAACCCGCAGACCTACGTGCCGAATATCTTTTTCGCCAAGCCGGGCGATTATCAAAAAGCTACCCAGCGGGTATACGTGACCCCGGAGCAGCCCAGCTACATCAGTCTGCCGGTGCGTTGA
- the proB gene encoding glutamate 5-kinase codes for MTTPANTSPFIEQALPPWRRAVLKVGSSLLAADGGGLSPRFALGLAQFVSANLAAGRELVIVSSGAVAAGRAILPRAAEAGAPIAARQALAALGQAQLIALWQRFFERPVAQVLLTHDDLRNRRRYLNARATLGELLRLGALPVINENDTVSVDELKLGDNDNLAAIVAALVDADALFIATDIDGLYSADPRSNPLARPLDDVPELTPLVMAMAGGSGSSVGTGGMRTKLEAAAKAGAAGIETYLFNGRSSEVVRGLAQDRLCGTRIHAAHTRIAARKYWLRHAPVEAGAILIDAGAATALSDKGASLLPGGVAGAEGDFRRGDMVEIRLRDADGERCLARGVSQYSALDIRRIARRHSREIDGVLGYSYGENVVHRDDLVLL; via the coding sequence ATGACCACGCCTGCGAACACCTCGCCGTTTATCGAGCAAGCGCTGCCACCGTGGCGACGCGCGGTGCTCAAGGTCGGCAGCAGCCTGCTCGCCGCAGATGGCGGTGGCCTGTCGCCGCGCTTTGCGCTGGGTCTGGCGCAGTTTGTCTCGGCCAATCTGGCGGCCGGGCGCGAGCTGGTGATCGTGTCGTCGGGTGCGGTGGCGGCCGGTCGGGCGATCCTGCCCAGAGCCGCCGAGGCCGGGGCACCGATCGCCGCGCGGCAGGCGCTGGCTGCGCTGGGGCAGGCGCAGTTGATCGCCCTGTGGCAACGCTTTTTCGAACGGCCGGTCGCGCAGGTGCTGCTCACCCATGACGATCTGCGCAACCGTCGCCGTTATCTCAATGCACGCGCCACCTTGGGCGAGTTGCTGCGGTTGGGTGCGCTGCCGGTGATCAACGAGAACGACACCGTGTCGGTGGACGAGCTCAAGCTGGGCGACAACGACAACCTGGCGGCGATCGTCGCCGCACTGGTCGATGCCGATGCGTTGTTCATCGCCACCGACATCGACGGTTTGTATAGCGCCGACCCGCGCAGCAACCCGTTGGCGCGGCCGCTCGACGATGTCCCCGAGCTCACGCCGCTGGTGATGGCGATGGCCGGCGGCAGCGGCAGCAGCGTGGGCACCGGCGGCATGCGCACCAAGCTGGAAGCCGCCGCCAAAGCCGGTGCGGCCGGTATCGAAACCTATCTGTTCAATGGACGCAGCAGCGAGGTGGTGCGCGGGCTGGCGCAGGATCGCCTATGCGGTACGCGTATCCACGCCGCGCACACGCGCATTGCGGCACGCAAGTACTGGCTACGCCATGCGCCGGTGGAAGCGGGCGCCATCCTAATCGATGCGGGCGCCGCAACCGCGTTGAGCGACAAGGGCGCATCGCTATTGCCGGGCGGCGTGGCCGGTGCCGAAGGCGACTTCCGTCGTGGCGACATGGTGGAGATCCGCCTGCGCGATGCCGATGGCGAGCGCTGTCTGGCGCGCGGTGTCAGCCAGTATTCGGCACTGGATATCCGCCGGATTGCGCGCCGTCACTCGCGCGAGATCGATGGCGTCCTCGGTTACAGCTATGGCGAGAACGTGGTGCATCGCGACGATTTGGTGCTGTTGTAG
- the argC gene encoding N-acetyl-gamma-glutamyl-phosphate reductase, which yields MSVQATTIGIVGARGHTGSELIKLVAAHPHLQLVFVSSRELAGQAVAQHNDGYRGDLRFESLDADAVAAKGADVVILALPNGKAEPFVAAIDARRPQTLLIDLSADYRFDPTWYYGLPELTRGGYAGQRRISNPGCYATAMQLAITPLLDQLAGPPQCFGVSGYSGAGTTPSDKNNPELLADNLMPYALTNHMHEREVSAQFGVPVEFMPHVAPHFRGITMTVNLWLQQPLTREQIQARYAQRYAGEPLIELVDEAPWVSRIAGKHGVQIGGITLAPGNKRVVVVATLDNLLKGAATQAMQNLNLALGWDELTAIR from the coding sequence ATGAGTGTTCAAGCAACAACCATCGGCATCGTTGGCGCCCGCGGGCATACCGGTTCGGAACTGATCAAGCTGGTGGCGGCACATCCGCACCTGCAGTTGGTGTTCGTGTCCTCGCGCGAACTGGCCGGGCAGGCGGTGGCCCAGCACAACGACGGCTATCGTGGCGATCTGCGGTTCGAAAGTCTGGACGCCGACGCAGTGGCTGCCAAGGGCGCCGACGTCGTGATCCTGGCGCTACCCAACGGCAAGGCCGAGCCGTTCGTGGCCGCAATCGATGCGCGCCGGCCGCAGACGCTGCTGATCGATCTGTCGGCGGACTATCGTTTCGACCCGACGTGGTATTACGGCTTGCCCGAGCTCACCCGTGGCGGCTATGCAGGGCAGCGCCGCATCAGCAACCCGGGCTGCTACGCCACCGCGATGCAGTTGGCGATCACCCCATTGCTGGATCAGCTGGCCGGCCCGCCGCAGTGCTTTGGCGTGTCTGGTTACTCCGGTGCGGGGACGACCCCGTCGGACAAAAACAATCCCGAACTGCTCGCCGACAACCTGATGCCGTATGCCTTGACCAACCACATGCACGAGCGCGAAGTCTCCGCGCAGTTCGGTGTGCCGGTGGAGTTCATGCCGCATGTGGCGCCGCATTTTCGCGGCATCACCATGACCGTCAACCTGTGGCTGCAGCAACCGCTGACGCGTGAGCAGATCCAGGCGCGTTACGCGCAGCGTTATGCAGGCGAGCCGCTGATCGAGCTGGTCGACGAGGCGCCCTGGGTGAGCCGCATTGCGGGCAAACACGGCGTGCAGATTGGCGGAATCACCCTGGCGCCCGGCAACAAGCGCGTGGTGGTGGTGGCGACGCTGGACAACCTGCTCAAGGGCGCAGCGACCCAGGCCATGCAGAACCTCAACCTGGCCTTGGGCTGGGACGAATTGACCGCGATTCGTTGA
- a CDS encoding CynX/NimT family MFS transporter codes for MRGRGLVLAAILLSAFNLRTAVTSLTPLLERIAHEYGFGAPTMGALGMLPTAAFALTGVATPAVLRRFGLLRTALVSMALATLGLVLRPLLPGTGGLLAGSLVALAGMGMGNVVLPPLVKRYFGDCVGRVSTLYITVLQVGTLLPALMAVPVADALGWRSSMVVWVLPALLALVAWALVQSSQGRLRATGPAPVTPTSEAEGRVARTALGWSMAVTFGMTSLITYSMFTWLPTLLREAGASPAFGGTMVALFAALGMVGALTMPALAVRMRNPYPIVLLCAACHLIAFAGLWWAPLAAPILWVTLLGLGPSTFPLALVLVNQRSRTAAGSAALSGFSQGVGYAVSCLGPFLFGWLHAHSGGWTSPFVFLVICIVVQLAAAWVVCRPQLLEDLWAPPTRGARAVNAPAD; via the coding sequence TTGCGTGGGCGTGGCTTGGTGCTGGCCGCCATTTTGTTGTCCGCGTTCAACCTGCGCACCGCGGTGACCTCGCTGACCCCGCTGCTGGAACGCATCGCCCACGAGTACGGCTTCGGCGCGCCCACCATGGGTGCGCTCGGCATGTTGCCCACCGCCGCATTTGCGTTGACCGGGGTTGCAACGCCCGCGGTGTTGCGTCGCTTTGGCCTACTGCGTACCGCACTGGTGTCGATGGCGCTGGCCACGCTCGGGCTGGTGTTGCGCCCGCTGCTGCCAGGCACTGGCGGGCTGCTGGCCGGCTCACTGGTGGCATTGGCCGGCATGGGCATGGGCAATGTGGTGTTGCCGCCGTTGGTGAAACGCTATTTCGGCGACTGCGTGGGCCGCGTCAGCACCCTGTACATCACCGTGCTGCAGGTCGGAACCCTTCTGCCGGCATTGATGGCGGTGCCGGTAGCCGATGCGCTGGGTTGGCGCAGCTCGATGGTGGTGTGGGTGCTGCCGGCGCTGTTGGCCCTGGTGGCTTGGGCGCTGGTGCAGAGCAGCCAGGGCCGTCTGCGCGCAACCGGCCCGGCGCCGGTCACGCCAACCTCCGAAGCCGAAGGACGGGTCGCGCGCACTGCGCTTGGCTGGAGCATGGCGGTGACCTTCGGCATGACCTCGCTGATCACCTATTCGATGTTCACCTGGCTGCCCACGCTGCTGCGCGAGGCCGGTGCCTCGCCGGCGTTCGGCGGCACCATGGTCGCGTTGTTCGCCGCGCTGGGCATGGTCGGCGCGTTGACCATGCCGGCCTTGGCAGTGCGCATGCGCAACCCGTACCCGATCGTGCTGCTGTGCGCGGCCTGCCATCTGATCGCATTCGCCGGGCTCTGGTGGGCACCGCTGGCGGCGCCGATCCTGTGGGTGACCTTGCTCGGCCTGGGCCCCAGCACCTTCCCGCTGGCGCTGGTGCTGGTCAACCAACGCAGCCGCACCGCCGCAGGCTCCGCTGCGCTCTCCGGTTTCTCGCAAGGCGTGGGCTATGCGGTGAGCTGCCTGGGGCCGTTCCTGTTCGGCTGGCTGCATGCACACAGCGGCGGCTGGACCTCGCCGTTCGTGTTTCTGGTGATCTGCATCGTGGTGCAGCTGGCCGCCGCTTGGGTGGTCTGCCGCCCGCAGCTGCTGGAAGACCTGTGGGCGCCGCCGACACGCGGCGCCCGGGCGGTCAACGCACCGGCAGACTGA
- a CDS encoding acetylglutamate kinase, whose product MSLSAQPHKQTRQTIVRLLSSMASAKEISQYLKRFSQVDAKRFAVVKVGGAVLRDDLDALTSSLSFLQEVGLTPIVLHGAGPQLDAELSAAGIEKQTVNGLRVTSPEALAIVRKVFQVSNLKLVEALQQNGARATSITGGVFEAEYLDRDTYGLVGEVKAVNLAPIEASLQAGSIPVITSLGETPSGQILNVNADFAANELVQELQPYKIIFLTGTGGLLDADGKLIDSINLSTEYDHLMQQPWINGGMRVKIEQIKDLLDRLPLESSVSITRPADLAKELFTHKGSGTLVRRGERVLRATSWDQLDLPRLTSLIESSFGRTLVPDYFATTTLLRAYVSENYRAAVILTDEGQFGAGRLTYLDKFAVLDDAQGEGLGRAVWNVMREETPQLFWRSRHNNQVNIFYYAESDGCIKQEKWKVFWYGLENFEQIQHCVAHCATRQPTLLG is encoded by the coding sequence ATGTCCCTCTCCGCACAGCCCCACAAACAGACCCGCCAGACCATCGTGCGCCTGCTTTCGAGCATGGCCAGCGCCAAGGAAATCAGCCAGTACCTCAAGCGTTTTTCGCAGGTGGACGCCAAGCGCTTTGCAGTGGTCAAGGTGGGCGGCGCGGTCCTGCGCGACGACCTGGACGCGCTGACGTCGTCGCTGTCGTTCCTGCAGGAAGTGGGCCTGACCCCGATCGTGCTGCATGGCGCGGGCCCGCAGCTGGATGCGGAGCTGTCTGCGGCGGGCATCGAAAAGCAGACCGTAAACGGCTTGCGGGTGACCTCGCCGGAAGCGCTGGCGATCGTGCGCAAGGTGTTCCAGGTCTCCAACCTCAAACTGGTGGAAGCGCTGCAGCAGAACGGTGCGCGCGCCACTTCCATCACCGGTGGCGTGTTCGAGGCTGAGTATCTGGACCGCGACACCTATGGCCTGGTCGGTGAGGTCAAGGCGGTGAATCTGGCACCGATCGAAGCCAGCCTGCAGGCCGGCTCGATCCCGGTGATCACCAGCCTGGGCGAGACACCGAGCGGGCAAATCCTCAACGTCAATGCGGATTTTGCCGCCAACGAGCTGGTGCAGGAACTGCAGCCGTACAAGATCATTTTCCTCACCGGCACCGGCGGGCTGCTGGATGCCGATGGCAAGCTGATCGATTCGATCAACCTGTCCACCGAATACGATCACCTGATGCAGCAGCCGTGGATCAATGGCGGGATGCGGGTCAAGATCGAGCAGATCAAGGACTTGCTCGATCGTTTGCCGCTGGAATCGTCGGTGTCGATCACCCGGCCGGCGGATCTGGCCAAGGAACTGTTCACCCACAAGGGCTCCGGCACGCTGGTCCGGCGGGGCGAGCGCGTGCTGCGCGCGACCTCGTGGGATCAGCTGGATCTGCCGCGGCTGACGTCGCTGATCGAATCGAGCTTCGGCCGCACCCTGGTGCCGGATTACTTCGCCACTACCACGCTGCTGCGCGCCTACGTCAGCGAGAACTATCGCGCTGCGGTGATTCTTACCGACGAAGGCCAGTTCGGTGCCGGCCGGCTGACGTATCTGGACAAGTTTGCCGTGCTCGACGATGCGCAAGGCGAGGGCCTGGGCCGTGCGGTGTGGAATGTGATGCGCGAGGAGACCCCGCAGCTGTTCTGGCGCTCGCGCCACAACAACCAGGTCAACATTTTCTACTACGCCGAATCCGACGGCTGCATCAAGCAGGAAAAATGGAAGGTGTTCTGGTACGGGCTGGAGAATTTCGAGCAGATCCAGCATTGCGTGGCGCACTGCGCGACACGTCAGCCGACGTTGCTGGGCTGA
- a CDS encoding GNAT family N-acetyltransferase has protein sequence MTPVALPPAWSEMPVLRGQHATVEPLQPAHADGLRAALGDGALSRLWYTGVPAPAQVDAYLAAALAARADGTALPLAVRDAAGDIVGCTRYYALDVAVPRLSIGYTWYAPRVQRSGVNTEAKLMLLQYAFETLGCLSVVFETSWFNHTSRAAIARLGAKQDGVLRNHTRHADGTPRDTVVFSIIDTEWAGVKRHLQFRLEANA, from the coding sequence ATGACACCCGTTGCCCTGCCACCGGCCTGGAGCGAGATGCCCGTCTTGCGCGGGCAGCACGCCACCGTGGAGCCGCTGCAGCCGGCGCATGCCGATGGCCTGCGTGCGGCACTGGGCGACGGCGCGTTGTCGCGTCTGTGGTACACCGGCGTGCCGGCACCGGCCCAGGTCGATGCCTACCTCGCAGCGGCACTGGCGGCACGCGCCGATGGCACGGCGTTGCCGCTAGCGGTGCGCGATGCGGCCGGTGACATCGTCGGCTGCACGCGTTACTACGCGCTGGATGTCGCCGTGCCCCGGCTGTCGATCGGCTACACCTGGTACGCACCGCGCGTGCAGCGCAGCGGCGTCAATACCGAAGCCAAGCTGATGCTGCTGCAATACGCCTTCGAAACGCTGGGCTGCCTGAGCGTGGTGTTCGAAACCAGCTGGTTCAATCACACCTCGCGTGCGGCGATTGCGCGACTGGGCGCAAAGCAGGACGGCGTATTGCGCAATCACACCCGCCACGCCGACGGTACGCCGCGCGATACCGTGGTGTTCTCCATCATCGATACGGAATGGGCCGGGGTGAAACGACACCTGCAGTTCCGCCTGGAAGCAAACGCATGA
- a CDS encoding argininosuccinate lyase, with translation MTNLLWQKPGVAVDAKIQTFLAGDDVILDREFFLHDIAASKAHAQGLQHIGILSLQELGGLSEQLDLLAADFRSGAFVLDEQYEDCHSAIEARLTERLGDAGRKIHTGRSRNDQILVATRLWLKDKLQRVAELSREIAKVALDRAQAEGALPVPGYTHIQRAVVSSAGMWWAGWAEAFIDNAVRATDTLRLVDSNPLGTAAGYGVNLPLDRAHTTAELGFARLQVSPIYAQLSRGKYELAALEALGSATLDLRRIAWDLSLFTSGEFAFVALPAQYTTGSSIMPNKRNPDVIELMRATHASVAAARTEIEQLLSLPSGYHRDLQSSKGAIVHGFGRGLAALELLPALLANLEWRPDKLHAAIDSGMYATDVAVEAAVAGVPFRDAYKAAAEASDTAGQGRTPEGSLAARVSPGAAADLQLDVLRARWQALV, from the coding sequence ATGACCAATTTGTTGTGGCAAAAACCCGGTGTTGCGGTAGACGCCAAGATCCAGACCTTCCTGGCCGGCGACGACGTGATCCTGGATCGCGAGTTCTTCCTGCACGACATCGCGGCCAGCAAGGCGCATGCGCAGGGGCTGCAGCACATCGGCATCCTGTCGTTGCAGGAGCTGGGCGGCTTGAGTGAGCAGCTCGATCTGTTGGCGGCCGATTTCCGCAGCGGCGCGTTCGTGCTCGATGAGCAGTACGAAGATTGCCATTCGGCGATCGAAGCGCGCTTGACCGAACGCCTGGGCGATGCCGGCCGCAAGATCCACACCGGACGCAGTCGCAACGATCAGATTCTGGTCGCCACGCGTCTTTGGTTGAAGGACAAGCTGCAGCGTGTAGCCGAACTCAGCCGCGAGATCGCCAAGGTGGCGCTGGACCGCGCACAGGCCGAAGGCGCATTGCCGGTGCCCGGCTACACGCATATCCAGCGTGCGGTGGTGTCGTCGGCGGGCATGTGGTGGGCGGGCTGGGCAGAGGCGTTTATCGATAACGCCGTGCGCGCGACCGATACCTTGCGCCTGGTGGACAGCAACCCGCTCGGCACCGCCGCTGGCTACGGCGTCAATCTGCCGCTGGATCGTGCGCACACCACCGCCGAGCTCGGCTTTGCACGTCTGCAGGTGTCGCCGATCTACGCGCAGCTTTCGCGCGGCAAGTACGAGCTGGCCGCGCTCGAAGCCCTTGGCAGCGCCACCCTGGACCTGCGGCGTATCGCCTGGGACTTGTCGCTGTTCACCAGCGGCGAATTCGCGTTTGTTGCGTTGCCGGCGCAGTACACCACCGGCAGCTCGATCATGCCCAACAAGCGCAACCCGGACGTGATCGAACTGATGCGCGCCACCCACGCCAGCGTGGCCGCCGCGCGGACCGAGATCGAACAGCTGCTGTCGCTGCCCTCTGGGTACCACCGCGACCTGCAGAGCAGCAAGGGCGCCATCGTGCACGGCTTCGGGCGCGGCCTGGCGGCGCTGGAACTGCTGCCGGCCTTGTTGGCCAACCTGGAATGGCGCCCTGACAAGCTGCATGCGGCGATCGATTCAGGGATGTACGCCACCGACGTGGCGGTGGAAGCGGCGGTTGCCGGGGTGCCGTTCCGCGATGCCTACAAGGCGGCTGCCGAAGCGTCGGACACTGCGGGGCAGGGGCGCACGCCGGAAGGTAGCCTGGCTGCACGCGTTTCGCCCGGTGCTGCAGCCGATCTGCAACTGGATGTGTTGCGCGCCCGCTGGCAGGCGCTGGTCTGA
- a CDS encoding cupin domain-containing protein yields the protein MAMISTDTAEHYPWGEASDGWHLLRDPNLSVLEEHMPPGAAELRHRHSRARHFFYVLAGEVMLQLDGEQHLLRAGQSLHVPPGSTHQMHNLSDEQARFLVISTPFGRSEPTPDKEAG from the coding sequence ATGGCCATGATCAGCACCGACACCGCCGAGCATTACCCCTGGGGCGAGGCCAGCGATGGCTGGCACCTGTTGCGCGACCCCAACCTGAGCGTGCTCGAAGAGCATATGCCGCCCGGCGCAGCCGAATTGCGTCATCGCCACAGCCGCGCGCGGCACTTTTTTTACGTGCTGGCCGGCGAGGTGATGCTGCAGCTGGACGGCGAGCAGCATTTGCTGCGCGCGGGCCAGAGCCTGCATGTGCCGCCGGGTTCCACCCACCAGATGCACAATCTTTCCGACGAGCAGGCGCGCTTCCTGGTCATCTCCACACCGTTCGGTCGCAGCGAGCCAACACCCGACAAGGAGGCCGGCTGA
- a CDS encoding glutamate-5-semialdehyde dehydrogenase — MTIKSLALQCRDAAQVLSQLSAQAKQDLLEAMAAALETDAASILAANARDLEAARAKGTGTAMLDRLALDDKRLAGIAAALRDVAQLPDPVGQITRDDVRPNGIRVQKVRVPLGVIAMIYEARPNVTADAAALCIKAGNGVILRGGSEAIHSNTAIARALQGALRAANVPEAALTLVEDLRRETMLELLQLSDIIDLAIPRGGEGLIRFVAEHARVPVIKHYKGVCHLFVDASADMERAVRLLVDGKASRPSACNSLETLLVHADIAERFLPLAAAALRARNVELRGDAATRAVLPEIAPASDDDYAAEYLDLILAIRVVADLETALAHIRQYGSDHTEVIATENAANAERFVHALRSAVVMVNASSRFSDGGELGLGAEIGISTTRLHSYGPMGLEALTVERFVVRGEGQVRH; from the coding sequence ATGACCATCAAATCCCTCGCCCTGCAATGTCGTGATGCCGCACAGGTGCTTTCGCAGCTTTCCGCGCAGGCCAAGCAGGATCTGCTCGAGGCGATGGCTGCCGCGCTGGAAACCGATGCGGCGTCGATCCTTGCCGCAAACGCGCGCGATCTCGAGGCCGCCCGCGCCAAGGGCACCGGCACGGCCATGCTCGATCGGCTGGCGCTGGACGACAAGCGTCTGGCCGGCATCGCTGCCGCGCTTCGTGATGTGGCGCAGTTACCCGACCCGGTGGGCCAGATTACCCGCGACGATGTCCGCCCCAACGGCATCCGCGTGCAAAAGGTGCGCGTGCCGCTGGGCGTGATTGCGATGATCTACGAGGCCCGTCCCAACGTCACCGCCGATGCAGCCGCGCTGTGCATCAAGGCGGGCAATGGCGTGATCCTGCGCGGCGGTTCCGAAGCGATCCATTCCAACACCGCAATCGCGCGCGCATTGCAGGGCGCATTGCGCGCAGCCAACGTGCCCGAAGCGGCATTGACGCTGGTCGAGGATCTGCGTCGCGAGACCATGCTGGAATTACTGCAACTCAGCGACATCATCGACCTGGCGATTCCGCGCGGCGGCGAAGGGCTCATCCGCTTTGTCGCCGAACACGCGCGCGTGCCGGTGATCAAGCATTACAAGGGCGTATGCCATCTGTTTGTGGATGCGTCGGCCGATATGGAGCGTGCCGTGCGCCTGTTGGTCGACGGCAAGGCCAGCCGGCCATCGGCCTGCAATTCGCTGGAAACGTTGCTGGTGCATGCGGACATCGCCGAGCGCTTCCTGCCGCTGGCCGCTGCTGCGCTACGCGCGCGCAACGTGGAGCTGCGTGGCGATGCGGCAACGCGCGCGGTGTTGCCCGAGATCGCGCCTGCCAGCGACGACGACTATGCCGCCGAATATCTGGATCTGATCCTGGCAATCCGCGTGGTTGCGGATCTGGAGACCGCACTGGCCCACATCCGCCAGTACGGCTCGGACCATACCGAAGTGATCGCCACCGAAAACGCCGCAAACGCCGAGCGCTTCGTGCACGCGCTGCGCTCGGCGGTGGTGATGGTCAACGCTTCTTCGCGCTTTTCCGATGGTGGCGAACTCGGCCTGGGCGCGGAGATCGGCATCTCGACCACGCGCCTGCATTCGTATGGGCCGATGGGCCTGGAGGCACTCACCGTGGAGCGTTTCGTAGTGCGTGGCGAGGGGCAGGTACGGCACTGA